The bacterium genome includes the window GCTGATCGAGCATCCGGGGTCGATGACGCATTCCTCGATTCCCGCTGAAGAGCAGGTGCAGCGCGGCATGGATCCGGGCGGCATCCGTCTTTCCATCGGCATCGAACGGCCCGAAGACATCATCCAGGATCTCGAAGAAGGCCTGGCTCAGATCTGAGAGAAAGGACGCCCATGAACACAGCACTTCCCCTGATTCGCAGCAGCCTCCTTGCCCAGTTTCCCAACATCCGCGCTGCCCAGAGCACGCGGCAGGGTGAGGAGCCTGCCGCTCCCTTCGGCTTCAACCTCGGGTATGGACTCGGGGATGAGGATGATCGCGTGACCACGAATATCGCGCGTTTCGCCGCCAAGGTCGATCTCGACCCGGGGGATCTCGCTTTCATGAAACAGGTGCACGGCGACACCATTCGCGAAATCAGCGAAGCCGGCATCTATGAGGATACCGATGCCCTGATCACGCGGCAGCCCGGCATCGGACTCACCGTCCGCACCGCCGACTGCGTGCCCGTACTCATTTACGCTCCCGGCGAGAATCTGATTGCCGCAGTGCATGCGGGCTGGCGCGGGACGGCAGAGCATATTACGCTGAAGACGGCGGGACGCATGGTCGAGGAATTCGGTGCTGATCCCGCGGCCATGTTCGCCTTCGTCGGCGCTGCGGCCTCGTCGTGCTGTTACGAGGTCGGTGAGGAAGTCGCCGCCCTCTTCCCCGAAGGCTGGGTGCTGCGCCGCGAGGAAGGGAATCCCCATCTCGATCTCAAGGGACTCAATGCCCATCAGCTCGAGGAAAGCGGCCTGCGGGCAGAAAATATCGAGATCTGTGACCTGTGCAGCATTCACGAAGGAACCCTGCTGCACTCCTGGCGCCGCGATGCCGAACATTCCGGCCGCATGCTTACCACGATTGTACTCCAGGAAGAGATTTGATGTCCACGAAGTTTGTGTTTCTCGACACCGGCGAGCATGACGGCGCATGGAACATGCAGTTTGATCTGCAGCGTGCCGAAGCCCTCGACGCCGGTGATGCTGCACCCATGCTGCGCGTCTACAACTGGCGTCCCTGGTGCATCTCCCTCGGGCGTCACCAGAAGGAAGAAGAAATTGACCGCAATCGCACCGATGCCGACACCATCGGCATCGTCCGTCGTCCCACCGGGGGACGCGCCATCCTGCATGCCGAAGAGCTGACCTACAGCATTGTGATGCCCTCGGAAGATCGCGGGGTGATGGAAGTGTACCGGCTCATCAGCGAAGCACTGACGGCCGGACTCAAACTTCT containing:
- the pgeF gene encoding peptidoglycan editing factor PgeF, with the translated sequence MNTALPLIRSSLLAQFPNIRAAQSTRQGEEPAAPFGFNLGYGLGDEDDRVTTNIARFAAKVDLDPGDLAFMKQVHGDTIREISEAGIYEDTDALITRQPGIGLTVRTADCVPVLIYAPGENLIAAVHAGWRGTAEHITLKTAGRMVEEFGADPAAMFAFVGAAASSCCYEVGEEVAALFPEGWVLRREEGNPHLDLKGLNAHQLEESGLRAENIEICDLCSIHEGTLLHSWRRDAEHSGRMLTTIVLQEEI